A DNA window from uncultured Methanoregula sp. contains the following coding sequences:
- a CDS encoding type II toxin-antitoxin system PemK/MazF family toxin has translation MGHYACGDVLLASVALDNRTSAKTRPVIVIGTSADGTVRVCPVSSKPPSDAPSLPLSIDDFAQGGLDLFGESYIMTSRIVSVRSGAVIGKKGRLLPESLAEILNRVPGDLSPGLRPDPKRKTGRPHR, from the coding sequence ATGGGACACTATGCGTGTGGGGACGTCCTTCTGGCCTCCGTGGCGCTCGACAACCGGACCAGTGCAAAGACCCGGCCGGTGATTGTCATTGGCACATCCGCAGACGGCACGGTCCGGGTCTGCCCGGTCAGCAGCAAGCCGCCGTCCGATGCCCCCAGCCTCCCGCTTTCCATCGATGATTTTGCCCAGGGCGGTCTCGATCTCTTTGGGGAGAGCTACATCATGACCTCCCGGATCGTTTCCGTCCGGAGCGGTGCGGTTATTGGCAAGAAAGGCCGGCTCCTGCCGGAGTCCCTTGCGGAGATCCTTAACCGGGTGCCAGGCGATCTCTCACCGGGCCTGCGGCCGGATCCGAAACGAAAGACCGGTCGGCCGCATCGCTGA
- a CDS encoding beta-ribofuranosylaminobenzene 5'-phosphate synthase, whose protein sequence is MDIAQAIRDIEAQVGRISPVQKFLLGTDGSVTQLLESVTGKKVVIRTLLQEVVPADRSAADNLSIAEGDPVNHRIVEIKTEENNEVLIYAISHTPVARLSPLFKDDLMKADIPIGRIIKQHHIEARREILSARVIPASEDAKKIFSICKNEPVLSRQYQIISEKKPLIFIEEQFPYNRFLDTRRVVIRTPSRIHVSLIDLHGGSGRVDGGIGITLDEPAVLLEAELSPALSISGGDPALQERARTIATEVLQKLGAGGSLAITLRSNYPAHIGLGSGSQLALAIARAASELYGRHLPTKELARLAGRGGTSGIGTAAFESGGFIVDGGHRFGAGGEKTDFRPSAASRGVSPPPVIARHDFPSDWRILLAIPDVPPGASGNSETDIFRDNCPVPLAEVRELSHEILMRMLPGIAGRDLDLFGSSINAVQQLGFKKVELSLQPPEVTGLLPVLRDAGAAGAGLSSFGPAVYAIGDTGLSSIEQAARSFMKESGGGTTLITTARNSGAEVRVV, encoded by the coding sequence ATGGATATCGCACAGGCTATCCGTGATATCGAAGCACAGGTCGGGAGGATCTCCCCTGTCCAGAAGTTTTTACTCGGGACGGACGGATCGGTCACCCAGCTCCTCGAATCGGTAACCGGCAAAAAGGTAGTCATCCGGACACTCCTCCAGGAAGTTGTGCCGGCAGATCGATCTGCCGCAGACAACCTGAGCATTGCAGAAGGAGATCCTGTCAATCACCGCATCGTCGAGATAAAAACCGAGGAGAACAACGAAGTCCTGATCTACGCGATATCGCATACACCTGTCGCCCGGCTCTCTCCTTTGTTCAAAGACGACCTGATGAAAGCCGACATTCCCATAGGAAGGATCATCAAGCAGCACCACATCGAGGCGCGGCGGGAGATCCTTTCGGCCCGGGTCATACCGGCCTCAGAAGATGCGAAAAAGATCTTCTCGATCTGCAAAAACGAGCCGGTCCTCTCCCGGCAGTACCAGATCATTTCAGAAAAGAAACCGCTCATCTTCATCGAGGAGCAGTTCCCGTACAACCGTTTTCTCGACACGCGCCGGGTGGTCATCCGGACGCCCTCCCGTATCCATGTCAGCCTGATCGATCTGCACGGCGGCTCCGGCCGGGTGGATGGTGGCATCGGCATAACGCTCGATGAGCCCGCAGTCCTCCTGGAAGCGGAACTCTCTCCGGCACTCTCGATCAGCGGCGGCGATCCGGCCCTGCAGGAGCGGGCCCGGACCATTGCCACCGAAGTACTGCAGAAACTTGGGGCGGGCGGGAGTCTTGCAATAACCCTCCGCAGCAATTACCCGGCCCACATCGGCCTCGGCAGCGGTTCCCAGCTTGCGCTCGCCATTGCCCGGGCCGCAAGCGAACTGTATGGCCGGCACCTGCCGACAAAGGAACTGGCCCGGCTCGCAGGCCGGGGCGGCACTTCAGGGATAGGCACCGCGGCGTTCGAGTCCGGCGGGTTCATAGTAGATGGGGGACACCGGTTCGGAGCCGGCGGGGAGAAGACAGATTTCCGGCCTTCGGCCGCATCCCGCGGGGTCAGCCCCCCGCCGGTCATCGCCCGCCACGACTTCCCCTCAGACTGGCGCATCCTCCTTGCCATCCCGGATGTCCCGCCCGGGGCCAGCGGGAATAGCGAGACCGATATTTTCAGGGACAACTGCCCGGTCCCTCTTGCCGAGGTGCGCGAGCTCTCCCACGAGATACTCATGCGGATGCTACCGGGGATTGCAGGCCGGGATCTCGACCTGTTCGGGTCGTCCATCAACGCGGTCCAGCAGCTCGGGTTCAAGAAAGTGGAACTCTCGCTCCAGCCCCCGGAAGTGACCGGTCTCCTCCCGGTACTCCGGGATGCAGGAGCTGCGGGTGCCGGCCTGAGTTCCTTTGGTCCCGCGGTCTATGCCATCGGGGATACCGGTCTGAGTTCGATCGAGCAGGCAGCCCGGTCGTTCATGAAAGAATCCGGCGGGGGAACCACCCTTATCACAACGGCCCGGAACAGCGGGGCTGAAGTCCGGGTTGTATAA
- a CDS encoding ABC transporter ATP-binding protein — MITARNLTKNYNGFLALDNVSFEFEDGEIFGIIGHNGAGKTTLLKIVSGLVTPTSGELVVNGIDVVKDPRALKERLGYLPEESRLYETMTAENYLAFFGEIYGLSPQEIRIRTSQLFAALSLEPDGKKIGEFSKGMKRKVAIARSLIHDPAFLVYDEATSGLDPMTSRFIADYLRRLKSEEKTIVLSAHNLYQVEAICDKVMILRRGQVVAFGSMKELREQFGSITYTIFFSVPDPARLIGHSKTYRQEEGFYVCDAESMGELNECTGLIGEAEGNVERIESRYPSLEEMLLKIGK, encoded by the coding sequence ATGATCACTGCCCGCAACCTCACCAAGAATTACAACGGCTTCCTGGCACTCGACAACGTCAGTTTCGAATTCGAGGACGGGGAGATCTTCGGAATCATCGGCCACAACGGTGCAGGAAAGACCACGCTCCTCAAGATCGTCTCGGGACTGGTCACCCCTACCTCAGGAGAGCTCGTTGTCAATGGCATTGACGTGGTAAAGGACCCAAGAGCCCTCAAGGAGCGGCTCGGGTACCTCCCGGAGGAGTCCCGGCTCTACGAGACGATGACCGCCGAGAATTACCTCGCGTTCTTTGGAGAGATTTACGGCCTCTCGCCGCAGGAGATCCGCATCCGTACAAGCCAGCTCTTTGCAGCGCTCTCGCTGGAGCCGGATGGCAAGAAGATCGGGGAGTTCTCCAAGGGAATGAAGCGCAAAGTCGCGATCGCCCGGTCGCTCATCCACGACCCCGCGTTCCTTGTGTATGACGAGGCCACAAGCGGACTCGATCCCATGACGTCGCGGTTCATCGCCGATTATCTCCGCCGGCTCAAGTCCGAGGAGAAGACGATCGTCCTCTCGGCCCACAATCTCTACCAGGTTGAGGCTATCTGCGACAAGGTGATGATCCTGCGGCGTGGGCAGGTTGTCGCATTCGGATCCATGAAAGAACTTCGGGAGCAGTTCGGATCGATCACGTACACCATCTTCTTCTCGGTTCCCGATCCTGCACGCCTGATCGGCCACTCCAAGACGTACCGTCAGGAGGAGGGGTTCTATGTCTGCGATGCCGAAAGCATGGGAGAACTCAACGAATGTACCGGCCTCATCGGGGAAGCAGAGGGAAACGTGGAGAGGATAGAGTCCCGGTACCCTTCCCTGGAAGAGATGCTCCTGAAGATCGGGAAATAA
- a CDS encoding ABC transporter permease, whose amino-acid sequence MGMLSDIRTIARWEVKKSFSMMKRDVLPIAVVLFVLLVIVTGFAAQSGMHLQDGMYRIGTEDPQIAQLIASDSRFSVYELGVPALLKNRDSFDLIIVSGVVYPRSTEKGKAALKTLERDYAKYVNGVYNREDDLFAAYPLWIDVETVKSELSFLATQSGQYVGAAPSREAPVPEGEVRNIPTPSPTLEFSKEEIRSELVKTNAKNTQISRYTEVLSSSSGNTMGSFKTPSQLSPPLPFDSIILVFVFIFPLYFTSQFFMMSIMNERIERKGEVLLSTPVSKPALLIGKALPYALGMLLICAGLTLYLKAPLLILLPLVPIVFFFLSSALIIGMLARSFKELSFISIFFSTIATSYLFFPSIFANVHVISLISPLTLIVLSLQGTAWTLTDYLYSTSLFWLTGAVLVYIAACNFKEERLFSEKRLLPRIREFLTETISLRHPYVSLFLLTAFSIPFVFMVQLMSLVLFFNLPMPYSLLLLLVFAAFVEELAKAVGLYTLFVSDPGFFSWKNLVIASAVTAAGFLIAEKLLLFVTLAQITESVFGSILFLSLGVLWMPFLLHFVCVLIVGCSLKRWGGRGFVIGLIFATLVHCIYNSYFILGWAR is encoded by the coding sequence ATGGGCATGCTCTCTGATATCCGGACCATCGCGCGATGGGAAGTGAAGAAATCCTTTTCGATGATGAAGAGGGATGTCCTTCCCATCGCGGTCGTGCTCTTCGTTCTACTCGTCATTGTCACGGGCTTTGCCGCCCAGAGCGGCATGCATCTCCAGGACGGGATGTACCGGATCGGGACGGAGGACCCGCAGATAGCCCAGCTGATTGCAAGCGACTCCCGCTTCTCGGTCTATGAACTCGGGGTTCCGGCCCTTCTCAAAAACCGGGATTCGTTCGATCTCATCATCGTGAGCGGCGTGGTCTATCCGCGATCCACCGAGAAGGGAAAAGCAGCCCTCAAGACCCTTGAGCGGGATTATGCCAAATATGTCAACGGGGTCTACAACCGCGAGGACGACCTCTTTGCTGCCTACCCGCTCTGGATCGATGTTGAGACCGTGAAAAGCGAGCTCAGTTTCCTTGCCACCCAGAGCGGCCAGTACGTGGGTGCGGCCCCGTCACGGGAGGCCCCGGTGCCCGAAGGGGAAGTCCGGAACATCCCGACCCCCTCCCCGACCCTCGAGTTCTCCAAGGAAGAGATCCGATCGGAACTGGTGAAGACGAATGCCAAGAACACCCAGATCTCCCGGTATACGGAGGTCCTGTCTTCATCGTCCGGCAACACCATGGGATCGTTCAAGACGCCTTCCCAGCTCTCGCCGCCGCTCCCGTTCGACTCGATCATCCTCGTCTTCGTCTTCATCTTCCCGCTCTACTTCACGTCTCAGTTCTTCATGATGAGCATCATGAACGAGCGCATCGAGCGCAAAGGAGAGGTCCTGCTCTCGACGCCGGTCAGCAAGCCGGCCCTTCTCATTGGAAAAGCGCTCCCGTACGCTCTCGGGATGCTGCTCATCTGCGCAGGTCTCACCCTCTATCTCAAAGCCCCGCTCCTCATCCTTCTCCCGCTTGTCCCGATCGTCTTCTTCTTCCTCTCAAGCGCCCTCATCATCGGGATGCTTGCCCGGAGCTTCAAGGAACTCTCGTTCATCTCGATCTTCTTCTCAACGATCGCGACTTCGTACCTCTTCTTCCCGAGCATCTTTGCAAACGTGCACGTGATAAGCCTCATCTCGCCCCTGACCCTCATCGTCCTCTCGCTCCAGGGGACGGCCTGGACCCTCACGGATTACCTGTATTCGACCTCCCTCTTCTGGCTGACAGGCGCCGTGCTCGTGTATATCGCGGCCTGCAATTTCAAGGAGGAACGCCTCTTCTCGGAAAAACGGCTCCTGCCCCGGATCCGGGAGTTCCTGACCGAGACCATATCGCTCCGTCACCCGTACGTCTCGCTCTTCCTCTTAACTGCCTTCTCTATTCCATTCGTCTTCATGGTGCAGCTGATGAGCCTTGTCCTCTTCTTCAACCTGCCCATGCCCTACTCGCTCCTCCTCCTTCTCGTATTTGCGGCATTTGTCGAGGAACTGGCAAAAGCGGTCGGACTGTACACGCTCTTTGTTTCCGATCCCGGGTTCTTCTCATGGAAGAACCTCGTTATTGCGTCTGCGGTTACCGCAGCCGGGTTCCTCATTGCCGAGAAGCTGCTCCTCTTTGTCACGCTTGCCCAGATCACCGAGTCGGTCTTCGGGAGCATCCTCTTCCTCTCGCTCGGCGTGCTCTGGATGCCGTTCCTCCTCCACTTCGTATGCGTGCTCATTGTCGGCTGCTCGCTCAAACGCTGGGGCGGGAGAGGTTTTGTTATCGGTCTCATCTTTGCAACGCTTGTCCACTGCATCTATAACAGCTACTTTATTCTGGGGTGGGCCCGATGA
- a CDS encoding ABC transporter permease gives MKPRHLGIIAKKEFSGLFSERTILLAVLLQLFIALFSSFLMVGLTSMYDPSSLSKYSRFQYSVGYAGNSSPVLGYLRDSPDFRVYRMNLSDSVEALRERKLAAVVYVPDTAPDAEEPVKITLYTLQNDLQSAIVDVKLKEIFLKYEKDLREIRAGRLNDKPLPVQIPKTVGGGDFYEFVYGLLIPLLVFMPAIIASALVIDLITEEYQHETLETLVSSPVTFSEMVWGKVLACEVLVPIQAGAWLLLLMINGIMIQDAGLILLHVTVASLVLILLGALVALHYRERTAAQFVFSTALVVVILFVLALPANPLNLLTRLAVGSAGTEQWILLGITMLVVVLLGYVLERYARRVSRRDSSD, from the coding sequence ATGAAGCCGCGCCATCTCGGGATAATTGCAAAAAAGGAGTTCTCCGGCCTCTTCAGTGAGCGCACGATCCTGCTCGCCGTCCTGTTGCAGCTCTTCATAGCTCTGTTCTCATCGTTCCTCATGGTCGGCCTCACTTCGATGTATGACCCGTCCTCGCTCTCGAAGTATTCCCGGTTCCAGTACAGCGTGGGGTATGCCGGGAACAGTTCGCCGGTGCTCGGGTACCTCCGGGACAGCCCCGATTTCCGGGTGTACCGCATGAATCTCTCGGACAGCGTGGAAGCCCTCAGGGAGCGGAAGCTTGCCGCGGTGGTCTATGTCCCGGACACTGCCCCGGATGCGGAAGAGCCGGTCAAGATCACGCTCTATACGCTCCAGAATGATCTCCAGAGCGCGATCGTGGACGTCAAGCTCAAAGAGATATTCCTCAAGTATGAAAAAGATCTCCGGGAGATCCGGGCCGGGCGCCTGAATGACAAACCATTGCCCGTCCAGATCCCGAAGACCGTGGGTGGCGGGGACTTTTACGAATTCGTGTACGGACTCCTCATCCCGCTCCTGGTGTTCATGCCGGCGATCATCGCCTCGGCGCTGGTCATCGACCTGATAACCGAGGAATACCAGCACGAGACCCTGGAGACCCTGGTCTCGAGTCCGGTAACCTTCTCAGAAATGGTCTGGGGCAAGGTACTGGCCTGCGAGGTGCTCGTCCCGATCCAGGCCGGGGCCTGGCTCCTGCTCCTGATGATCAACGGTATCATGATCCAGGATGCCGGCCTGATCCTGCTCCACGTGACGGTAGCCTCGCTCGTCCTGATCCTGCTCGGGGCCCTGGTTGCCCTTCACTACCGGGAGCGCACCGCAGCTCAGTTCGTCTTCTCGACTGCCCTTGTTGTCGTGATCCTCTTTGTCCTTGCCCTGCCGGCAAACCCGCTCAACCTCCTGACCCGGCTCGCAGTCGGGAGTGCGGGAACGGAACAGTGGATCCTGCTGGGGATAACGATGCTAGTCGTTGTCCTGCTCGGATATGTCCTGGAGCGTTATGCCAGAAGGGTGAGCCGGCGTGACTCATCGGATTAA
- a CDS encoding RDD family protein, with protein sequence MFCPKCGKETDASGKYCQWCGADIESVPAAPALPPEEEETPEVGMYAGLGRRFVAFIIDIILITIIGSVVIAFLSLANGVKYVYFMATGVPYSTLTEAGTLDAALGPAIAAFGMFLIIVPWVYFAGFESSRSQATPGKVLMHLIVTDLSGNKPTFARTTLRFFGKYISALIIFIGFLMIGLTKKRQGLHDKIAGSLVLLQD encoded by the coding sequence ATGTTCTGTCCTAAGTGCGGAAAAGAGACTGATGCCTCCGGGAAATATTGTCAGTGGTGCGGGGCGGATATCGAATCTGTCCCGGCTGCCCCTGCGTTACCCCCGGAGGAGGAGGAAACTCCCGAAGTCGGCATGTATGCCGGGCTCGGGCGGCGGTTTGTCGCGTTCATTATCGATATAATTCTCATAACGATCATCGGGTCTGTCGTGATCGCGTTCTTATCTCTTGCGAACGGGGTAAAATACGTGTATTTCATGGCAACCGGGGTCCCTTACAGTACCCTCACGGAAGCCGGGACGCTCGATGCGGCCCTCGGCCCGGCGATCGCTGCGTTCGGGATGTTCCTGATCATTGTCCCCTGGGTCTACTTTGCAGGATTTGAGTCCTCGCGGAGTCAGGCAACCCCGGGAAAAGTGCTCATGCACCTGATCGTCACCGATCTGTCGGGAAATAAGCCCACGTTCGCACGGACAACCCTCCGGTTCTTCGGAAAATACATATCTGCATTAATTATCTTCATCGGTTTCCTGATGATCGGGCTCACCAAGAAGCGCCAGGGTCTTCACGACAAGATCGCAGGCAGCCTGGTCCTCCTCCAGGACTAA
- a CDS encoding PKD domain-containing protein produces the protein METFFQSEIPPYQRQPVFSLKKGIISWRLPLSLLIISFFVIGTAVAQPSPFRMNISSQPPTVETGGACIITVYAMGEHYVPLNGVDITLVSRIKGVTLSPDSGKTDESGRFESVMFANNVENPLITIAGAATTSKNFTDSESFRVDIPLQIPAWENEKPVAVVSAAPVVRGNRPYQVAFSAANSSDPDGMIVTYNWEFGDGEKGSGVRIVHAYPHSGAFIATVTVMDHRGGHSNPASVVVQVPEKTLQQSIPGNPVILTVMTGIVIAAVATIVLLNRKRGR, from the coding sequence ATGGAGACTTTCTTCCAGTCTGAAATCCCCCCATATCAACGGCAGCCGGTTTTCAGTCTGAAAAAGGGAATCATCTCGTGGAGATTGCCACTCTCCCTGCTCATCATCTCGTTCTTTGTTATCGGGACTGCAGTTGCCCAGCCATCCCCGTTCCGCATGAACATCAGCAGTCAGCCCCCCACCGTGGAAACGGGGGGTGCCTGCATTATCACGGTATATGCAATGGGAGAACATTATGTGCCTCTTAATGGTGTTGACATAACCCTTGTGAGCAGGATAAAGGGGGTGACCCTGTCACCGGACTCCGGAAAGACCGACGAATCCGGACGGTTCGAATCGGTCATGTTTGCAAACAATGTGGAAAATCCCCTGATAACTATAGCCGGAGCAGCGACAACTTCGAAAAATTTTACGGACAGCGAGTCTTTCAGGGTCGATATCCCGCTGCAGATACCGGCTTGGGAAAATGAGAAACCTGTTGCTGTCGTGTCCGCTGCACCTGTGGTCAGAGGGAACCGTCCCTATCAGGTTGCATTCTCTGCTGCAAACTCATCCGATCCGGATGGAATGATCGTTACGTACAACTGGGAGTTTGGTGACGGGGAAAAGGGCTCCGGTGTCAGGATCGTGCACGCCTATCCGCATTCCGGGGCTTTCATCGCAACCGTCACGGTAATGGATCACCGCGGGGGCCATTCGAATCCGGCATCCGTTGTTGTGCAGGTGCCTGAGAAGACTCTACAGCAGTCCATTCCTGGCAATCCAGTTATCCTGACCGTCATGACAGGGATCGTTATTGCCGCCGTGGCAACCATAGTCCTGCTCAACAGAAAACGCGGGAGATAA
- a CDS encoding SemiSWEET transporter, producing the protein MDTIVIVGYIAGILTTISFIPQVARAWRLKETRDLSLAMLVLFAFGVLLWALYGFWVSSLPIIAANTITFILILVLLWLKIRYR; encoded by the coding sequence ATGGATACGATAGTTATTGTCGGCTACATTGCCGGCATTCTCACCACAATCTCGTTCATCCCGCAGGTTGCCCGGGCCTGGAGACTCAAAGAGACCCGGGACCTCTCGCTTGCAATGCTCGTCCTCTTTGCTTTCGGGGTCCTGCTCTGGGCCCTCTATGGATTCTGGGTCAGCTCGCTCCCGATCATTGCAGCAAACACCATCACGTTCATCCTCATCCTCGTGCTCCTCTGGCTGAAGATCCGGTATCGGTAA
- a CDS encoding nuclear transport factor 2 family protein: MTKTDDKKQVIEIIRSMNRCWTDSWDEEGFRQYIHPDAVAIVPTTPGRLEGQEAYVAGWKGFSLSATIHTWTETDHRVQIYAGGTCAVVTYLFSITFGMGGQELAMQGRDMFFLVREEGRWLVVADQFSPEPAIP; encoded by the coding sequence ATGACAAAAACCGATGACAAAAAACAGGTTATCGAGATAATCCGGTCGATGAACCGCTGCTGGACAGATTCCTGGGACGAGGAAGGATTCCGGCAGTACATCCATCCCGATGCGGTTGCCATTGTCCCGACAACCCCGGGAAGGCTGGAAGGACAGGAGGCATATGTTGCAGGCTGGAAAGGGTTTTCCCTGTCTGCAACAATCCACACGTGGACCGAGACCGATCACCGTGTCCAGATCTATGCCGGGGGAACATGTGCTGTAGTCACGTACCTTTTCAGTATCACCTTCGGTATGGGAGGGCAGGAACTGGCCATGCAGGGCCGGGATATGTTCTTCCTTGTCCGCGAGGAGGGCCGGTGGCTGGTTGTCGCCGACCAGTTCTCACCGGAACCGGCCATCCCGTAA
- a CDS encoding NAD(P)H-dependent oxidoreductase codes for MQISVILAHPRAGSFNHAIAEVVACTLRESGHRVTVHDLYAERFDPILPHPEIARDASLPPEIAEHCREIASAEGIVIIHPDWWGMPPAILKGWIDRVVRPGVAYRFAGTDSGEGVPEGLLNAKAALVFNTSNTPHERELQAFGDPLGRLWKDCIFAFCGVQVFHRRMFGVIVTSTEAQRRAWLREVQELVLVNFPEDRT; via the coding sequence ATGCAGATCTCCGTTATCCTCGCCCATCCCCGAGCTGGCAGTTTCAATCATGCAATAGCGGAAGTGGTTGCCTGCACGCTCCGCGAATCCGGGCACCGGGTCACCGTTCATGATCTGTATGCAGAACGATTCGATCCCATACTCCCGCACCCGGAGATCGCCCGCGATGCCAGTCTTCCCCCGGAAATAGCTGAACACTGCCGGGAGATCGCATCCGCTGAGGGCATTGTGATCATCCACCCCGACTGGTGGGGAATGCCTCCTGCAATCCTGAAAGGATGGATCGACCGGGTCGTGCGCCCGGGAGTTGCCTACCGGTTTGCCGGGACCGATTCCGGCGAGGGGGTGCCCGAAGGCCTCCTCAATGCAAAGGCCGCGCTGGTCTTCAATACATCCAATACCCCTCATGAACGGGAGCTGCAGGCCTTCGGGGATCCCCTCGGGCGGCTCTGGAAGGACTGCATCTTTGCATTCTGCGGCGTTCAGGTCTTCCACCGGAGGATGTTTGGCGTCATCGTCACCAGTACTGAGGCGCAGCGAAGAGCCTGGCTCAGAGAGGTGCAGGAACTGGTCCTCGTGAATTTCCCGGAAGACCGGACCTGA
- a CDS encoding methyltransferase domain-containing protein, which produces MTHHKYVHGYSARESERLSDQAQTLTDLLHHDTHYPAGSRVLEAGCGIGAQTVILAKNSPKAQITSIDISEDSLRLAEENVRREGITNVTFRQGDIFHLPFEPASFDHIFVCFVLEHLAEPVLALEHLRPLLKEGGTLTVIEGDHGSTFFHPENEDARRAVDCLVELQRQIGGNALIGRQLYPLVTGAGYNDVKISPRMVYVDSSRPGLVEGFTKLTFTAMVEGVADAVRQNGLMSPGEWERGIAALYRTAEPDGVFCYTFFKATARK; this is translated from the coding sequence ATGACGCATCACAAATATGTTCACGGATACTCTGCCCGCGAGTCAGAGCGGCTCTCGGACCAGGCCCAGACCCTGACGGATCTTCTCCATCATGATACCCACTACCCGGCCGGCTCCCGGGTTCTCGAAGCCGGTTGCGGGATCGGGGCCCAGACTGTGATCCTGGCAAAGAACAGCCCGAAAGCGCAGATCACGTCAATCGATATCTCCGAAGATTCGCTCCGTCTGGCAGAAGAGAATGTCCGTAGGGAGGGGATAACCAACGTCACGTTCCGGCAGGGAGATATCTTCCATCTCCCGTTTGAACCGGCCAGTTTCGATCATATCTTTGTCTGTTTCGTGCTGGAGCATCTCGCAGAACCGGTTCTGGCGCTGGAACACCTGCGTCCGCTCCTCAAAGAGGGCGGGACGCTCACGGTTATCGAGGGAGACCATGGCTCAACGTTTTTCCATCCCGAGAACGAGGATGCCCGGCGGGCTGTTGACTGCCTGGTAGAGCTCCAGCGGCAGATCGGGGGAAACGCCCTGATCGGCAGGCAGCTCTACCCGCTGGTAACCGGTGCAGGTTACAATGATGTGAAGATCTCGCCCCGGATGGTTTATGTCGACTCCTCCCGCCCGGGACTTGTCGAAGGGTTCACGAAACTCACCTTCACGGCAATGGTCGAAGGAGTTGCAGACGCGGTCAGACAGAACGGGCTTATGAGCCCCGGGGAATGGGAACGGGGAATTGCAGCGCTCTACCGGACCGCTGAACCGGATGGCGTCTTCTGTTATACCTTCTTCAAGGCAACGGCCCGGAAATAG